The following are from one region of the Brienomyrus brachyistius isolate T26 chromosome 13, BBRACH_0.4, whole genome shotgun sequence genome:
- the LOC125705975 gene encoding immunoglobulin superfamily DCC subclass member 4-like isoform X3, protein MRGLSRFHQHPRSQTVPVGGLARFQCQVDGLPVPNITWERNDDPLPLLPRYTALPNGVLQISGVQEEDVGSYRCVASNAANRRLSRDATLTITPGHITSLEEVLIAVPPQNTTVVLGRTTVMECMAQGQPKPFVSWSRMDARPISTDVVVQQTNLVIPDTRSHHAGVYVCRANRPKTRQFVLAAAELRVLAPPVILRPPDTVSLSRGNTARFVCNASGEPAPSLRWFQNGAPVQPNGRVKSPAPGVLLVSQLAVADAGYYQCLASNSLGTACATAKLTVVVREGLPSAPRLLTVTAHSSSTALLSWQRPEHNSEQIIGFSVHYQQNEGADIREYQFAVNNDTTEFYVKELLPHTAYTFYVVAYSPMGASRPSLPVTITMLEDVPVAPPPLSLLSTSPTDIHVMWLPLSPELSRGTITRYRVDYCALDKADLVSSVEVAANETQVTLRRLNPGQIYRLRVVAGTGAGYGPPSEWTLHCTPDLFNYSNVFHAPTGLKVRAKASSLDVTWQPSPNHTHVSGYRLYCREVLSDTKDTMSVELRKTAHRYEIRELAPDQLYEVRVQAYSERRDGYSAVWRGRTQREPAASGGPPPDAFPPPPPSSIRASANSSTSIWLRWDRPRAGGSPAVHHYTVRCSPAGLRNASLVSYFTSTAQEILLDALRPSTRYELAVQSNGLEEAGPFSGTVEESTLPDRPSTPPVELQLSALDSSTVLVSWRPPVEPNGIIVEYRILYSSSSTQPDHLWSSMSLDGSTISTEVQMLLGDTRYYFKMAALTEVGAGPYSPIKDVHTPPAGHGLELDVPTVTGILLGVSLGLLCIILCVCFSLRGHRSRKMLGGMDSSPLALRYPQSEPALHELETLMSAGTKDPAITAGQQSLMGRDVHREGLMQASLSPEREEKEGVNLPTSSAQVDAEVIIHRTPECQGRPEADVETEASLDCKLSPGGSQTSPTPTSPVGPKLGPDPRAVQPPDPSLAEASGSHDGHHQGGGCWEQHSPSFYRARLIDGFHSLMPPPNGSSLSQEHGRFPPLSAQASPPSSPASSSGPVHAFAASHCYP, encoded by the exons ATGAGAG GTCTCTCCCGCTTCCATCAGCACCCGCGCTCTCAGACAGTGCCCGTGGGTGGCCTGGCGCGCTTCCAGTGCCAGGTGGATGGCCTGCCCGTGCCCAACATCACCTGGGAGAGGAACGACGACCCTCTGCCCCTTCTGCCGAG GTACACCGCCCTGCCCAATGGCGTGTTGCAGATTTCGGGGGTACAGGAGGAAGACGTGGGTTCCTATCGCTGTGTGGCCTCCAATGCAGCCAACAGGCGTCTCAGCCGGGACGCAACCCTCACCATAACGCCAG GCCACATCACTTCGCTGGAGGAGGTATTGATTGCAGTCCCACCCCAGAACACCACAGTAGTATTGGGTCGTACCACTGTCATGGAGTGTATGGCACAGGGACAGCCCAAACCATTTGTTTCCTGGAGCCGGATGG ATGCCAGACCAATTTCCACGGACGTGGTGGTCCAACAGACAAACCTGGTGATCCCAGACACCAGGAGCCACCACGCTGGCGTCTATGTGTGCAGAGCCAACCGGCCCAAGACACGGCAGTTTGTCCTAGCGGCAGCCGAGCTGCGTGTGctgg CTCCTCCCGTCATCCTTCGGCCTCCAGACACCGTGTCTCTGTCCCGGGGCAACACGGCACGATTCGTGTGCAACGCCTCTGGTGAGCCGGCCCCAAGCCTGCGCTGGTTCCAGAATGGTGCTCCGGTGCAGCCCAACGGTCGCGTGAAGAGCCCGGCTCCTGGCGTTCTGCTCGTCAGCCAGCTGGCCGTGGCTGACGCTGGCTACTACCAGTGCCTTGCCTCCAACAGCCTGGGCACCGCCTGCGCTACGGCCAAGCTGACTGTCGTGGTGCGCGAGGGGCTCCCCAGTGCCCCCCGACTGCTGACTGTCACAGCGCACTCCAGTAGCACCGCCCTCCTCAGCTGGCAGCGACCAGAGCACAACAGCGAGCAAATCATCGGCTTCTCCGTGCACTACCAGCAGAATGAAG GGGCAGATATCAGAGAATATCAGTTCGCTGTGAACAACGACACCACGGAATTCTATGTCAAggagctgctgcctcacacagcCTACACCTTTTATGTGGTGGCTTACTCCCCCATGGGAGCCAGCCGTCCATCGCTGCCCGTTACCATTACTATGCTGGAGGATG tGCCAGTCGCTCCCCCGCCGCTATCCCTGCTCAGCACCTCCCCCACAGACATTCATGTCAtgtggctccccctctctcctgagCTCAGTCGTGGGACCATCACTCGCTACCGTGTTGACTACTGTGCCTTGGACAAGG CTGACCTGGTGTCCTCTGTGGAAGTGGCAGCGAATGAGACCCAGGTCACCCTGAGACGCCTGAACCCTGGGCAGATATACCGGCTCCGTGTGGTGGCCGGAACCGGGGCCGGGTATGGCCCACCATCCGAATGGACCCTGCACTGCACTCCGGACCTCTTCAACTACAGCAACG TCTTCCACGCCCCCACCGGGCTGAAAGTCCGAGCCAAGGCCTCCTCACTGGACGTAACCTGGCAGCCGTCACCCAACCACACCCACGTCTCCGGCTATCGGCTCTACTGCCGAGAGGTTCTGTCGGACACGAAGGACACCATGTCCGTCGAGTTGAGGAAGACAGCCCACCGCTATGAGATCAGGGAGCTGG CCCCGGACCAGCTCTATGAGGTCAGAGTGCAGGCCTACAGCGAGCGGCGAGATGGGTACTCTGCTGTGTGGAGGGGCCGGACGCAGAGGGAGCCGGCAGCTAGCGGAG GCCCTCCACCAGACgccttcccaccccccccacccagcagcATCCGGGCCTCTGCCAATAGCTCCACCTCCATCTGGCTGCGCTGGGACCGGCCGCGGGCAGGCGGCTCGCCGGCGGTGCACCACTACACAGTGCGCTGCAGCCCCGCGGGTCTTCGCAACGCCTCACTTGTCTCCTACTTCACTAG CACTGCACAGGAAATTCTGCTGGATGCCCTGAGACCCTCTACACGGTATGAGCTGGCAGTGCAGTCCAACGGCCTTGAAGAGGCAGGACCCTTCAGCGGCACTGTGGAGGAGTCCACGctccctgaca GACCCTCCACTCCCCCTGTGGAGCTGCAGCTCAGTGCCTTGGACTCCTCCACAGTGCTGGTCAGCTGGCGCCCCCCTGTGGAGCCCAACGGCATCATCGTGGAGTACAGGATCCtatacagcagcagcagcacccagcCTGACCACCTGTGGAGCTCCATGTCCcttgatg GCAGCACCATTAGCACGGAGGTGCAGATGCTCCTCGGCGACACCCGCTACTACTTCAAGATGGCGGCATTGActgaggtgggggcggggccctacTCCCCCATAAAGGATGTGCACACGCCCCCTGCGGGACATG GTTTAGAGCTGGACGTTCCCACGGTAACGGGCATCCTGCTGGGCGTGTCTCTGGGCCTCCTATGCATCATCCTGTGTGTGTGCTTCAGCCTTCGCGGGCACCGCAGCCG GAAGATGCTGGGGGGGATGGACTCCTCCCCTCTGGCTTTGCGGTACCCCCAAAGCGAGCCGGCCCTTCACGAGCTGGAAACACTCATGTCTGCGGGAACCAAGGACCCAGCCATAACTGCCGGGCAGCAAAGCCTTATGGGTCGTGATGTACACAGGGAAGGCCTGATGCAGGCCTCTCTGTCCCCCGAG cgggaggagaaggagggggtGAATCTCCCCACCAGCAGCGCGCAGGTGGACGCAGAGGTGATCATTCACAGGACGCCAGAGTGCCAGGGAAGACCGGAGGCTGACGTTGAAACTGAAGCCTCCTTGGATTGCAAATTAAGCCCCGGTGGAAGCCAAACCTCGCCTACACCGACCAGCCCCGTTGGTCCGAAGCTGGGCCCTGATCCCCGGGCAGTGCAGCCTCCCGACCCCTCCCTGGCAGAGGCGTCAGGGAGTCACGACGGGCATCACCAGGGCGGGGGCTGCTGGGAACAGCACTCTCCCAGTTTTTACAGGGCGAGACTTATCGACGGCTTCCATTCGTTGATGCCCCCCCCAAACGGAAGCTCTCTGTCACAGGAGCATGGACGTTTTCCTCCCTTGTCCGCACAAGCGTCCCCACCCTCCTCTCCCGCATCAAGCTCCGGCCCAGTCCATGCTTTTGCAGCCTCGCACTGCTACCCTTAG